CCTGATAGATGGATGCAGTTGGAGCTTGGGTCAAAGGTGTTGCTACCACTAAAATTCCTGAAATCCAAGAACAAAAGgaaccttttctttaaaaaaaaaaaaaaaaaaaaaaaaaaaaaaaaagattcctcaCTAACCCATGGGAAAGAATTCAGCTTCTATAAATTTATCACAGAAGTTAGGAGAGAATTCAGCTTCTATAAATGTATTACAGAAGCtagaataggccaggcatggtagctcacgtctgtaatcccaacattttgggaggctgaggagggtggatcacttgaggtcaggagttcaagaccagcctggccaacatggtgaaaccccatctctactaaaaatacaaaaatgggccaggtgtggtggcacacacctatagtcccagctatttgggaggctaaggcaggagaattgtttgaacccaggaggcagaggttgcagcgagcctagatcatgccacggcactccagcctgggtgacaaagtgagactccatctcaaaaaaaaaaaagttagcataATGTTCAACATTGCATCCTtctattggaaaataataaaaagtcagaATTACCTAATATGGCAAACAATACGGGGAGTCTGGAATTTGGCAAGTGGATGGTGCCTGGGCTGGTGCTGCCTCTTGTAAGACCAGccccgctgggcgcggtggctcaagcctgtaatcccagcactttgggaggccgggtggatcacgaggtcaagagatcgagaccatcctggtcaacatggtgaaaccccgtctctactaaaaatacaaaaaagtagctgggcatggtggcgcgtgcctgtaatcccagctactcaggaggctgaggcaggagaattgcttgaacccaggaggcggaggttgcggtgagccaagatcgcgccattgcactccagcctgggtaacaagagtgaaactccgtctcaaaaaaaaaaaaaaaaaccagccccAAATGCTACAGGCAGCCCAGTCCATGCTACCATGCACTCTCCCCAGAGTGTCCAGGGCTCCTGGCCAGTCCAAGACATTCTTGGAGGAGATTCCAATATCCTTGCATTGTATGGCAATGACCTAGTACACTTCCTAGTTAGTTAGTGGCATTCCAGGAAACACTGAGGAGAATTTTAAGGGAAAAGAAGGATCAGGTAAGGTCAAGTCCGGTGCAACTGGGCTCCCCTGAAACTGGAACCATGGGTCTGCAGAAGGATTCCAACACGTCAGATTAAGGATTCCATAACAGCTTCATGCTGTTTTATGAGGTAGCAGTCAGCTTccaagagaataaagaaaagactgAGGGAAGCTAAATGAGAGCCAGTTTATTCTCACTGATAAGAAGAAACGACCCAAACACTTGTTAAAACTAAGGGTGTTGTGACTGCTGAGATGGGACGTTGGGGCTGAAACTATGGAAAGTGCAAAGGATGCCACCTGCCCCAAACATGCAAGAGTCTTAGGAGTGTAAGGAGAAAGGATCTGGATACTTCTCAGGctcaagacatttttctttttagacagtaGAAGGTACTGTGGAAGAAAAGCATTGATCTTTTATCCCAAATAAAGCAAGAAATAAGCCTCCAATCAAAATGCGCCAGTTTTTACTAGTATAGAGAAAGCATCTGCTAGCGCTGTTCCCACATCTGATTTTCACATGTAGCACTTTCAAGATCCACTGGAGGCTCTTTTATTTCAGGAGTCCTCATCTTGGTCTATTTATTGGACAATTTTATgcaaaaaaggaagcagaggctATAGTTCTGCCCATGTTGCATGCTGTGGGAGGAATGACATTTAGGAGACACCACAGGAGCATGTTTGACAAAAAGAGAAATGTGTTATCTCTCCAGTGTTCCCTCCGAATGCCGAGCATGTCCCTATGAGATAGATGCAGACAGCCACACAGAGGCCCTAATGATGACACTAGTATAACTGAAATTTTCATACATCCTAACTAGACACCTGGGGTAGTGGGTAGTAAAAGACATTAAGCAGAGGCAAGGTAAAGACATTTTTGTCACTGAGCAGTTGGGCATAAAAGTAGAAAAGTTCTAATATGATGAGGAAAAACCAAAGCTTCATTATAAAAtgcaagaaactaaaaaaaagtgTCCTTTGAGAAAAGGGATTCGATaatgaagaaagaagggaggaaagaaggttAATGAACTGAAGGCACATTATCAGACGGGTCTAAGAAAGAAGACTTGGTTGGGAAAGGAGTGGGTTGTGGTAAATTAACACTCTAACTGCCAGGATTTATAATAGTTTTAACCAACAGGTGGTATTCTGTTGTTTATTTCCCCTTCccccaacaaaagccaaaagagtgACTTCTTCCACTCACTCTTCTTTGAGCCTATCATGCCGGAGGTGTACCATGTCTCTGGGTTCTATTGAGCCGTCTCCTTCCTGATGTGCAAAAGGAAGTTCCCTGATATAAAAGGTAGCATAAGTACTCCAGGGAATGCCCTCCCCAAAGGGCATCAATCTCAGCGTCTCCATTCCACAGACCCCTCTAGTTACCTATGACTGTAAGAGACTTGTTTTGGGCATCCTGCAAATTTCTGAACACTACTCTCCATTCTGCAGTAATATATAGTAATAACTGATAGCACCAGGCACCAAGCTAGGTTCTGGGAAGATTCAGACATGGTCCTTGTCCCGCTGAGTCAAGCTGGCTCATTCTAAGATAGGGAAAGAAACACATTAACAATCATTACAGCATAGCATTATGCGGACCATGAAAGAAACCTTTCCTGGTTATTGCATTTAGCAACTACCTCTCTGGGGTTGAAACAAATTATTACCAGTGGTTGACCAGGCTCCTGTGCTGAACCATGAGAATTTGTAATCTTCATATAAAGACACATTAGAAAGTCCGGGAATATTCTGCCTGGTAGGGAAGGCAGAGAAATGACTTAGTGACTATTTTACAGTTATGAGTATTATTATAATCCACAGTAGCAAccatcattttctatttctccctttttgctgaaaacagatgaaagaaaatgactgTAAGTGGCAAGAAGGGGAGCTTAGGTTACACATAGGGAAGTCTTGTTGGTCATAATGTTATTAAACAATGGAAGAAACCACATAGGACTTGGTCCCATCTCTCATCTGGGAGTACCCTGTGAAAAGGAAACTGGACATCTACCTTCACTGAATGCCTTCTAGGGACTTACTCTATCTCTGAAGGATGTGGGGCCTCAGGAACAGAGCTAAGAATTGAAAGGAAGAGACTCCAGAAACAAGTCCCTTACTTTGTCTCTTTTAGGGTCAGTTCACTCGAGATTCCATgcctcacatacacacataggaAAAGGCATTTCCTTCCTGAAAAAGACTTAAACTCACCCTATTGCCTTGGCAAACAAATCAGTGTCTTCTCCTCATTGTAGGCAAATCACTTGGAAGAGGGGCTTTTGGAAAAGTGGTTCAAGCATCAGCATTTGGCATTAAGAAATCACCTACATGCCGGACTGTGGCTGTGAAAATGCTGAAAGGTATGTATGTCATAGTTTGGCTTTCAACTGACCCatcaccattttgcatttcctaaATGTTGGTACAAGTGGGATATAGCCTGGGAACAGACATGAGCTATTTCTTCTCCGGCCACATAATTTTCTTCTACTGCTAGGTGCCTCTTTGCTCAGAGTTTTAGATTAGGCCAGCACGAGCTCAGAATAAACCTCGTAAATGGAACAACCCAGCACTGTCCACAAGAAAATGATCTCTGTCATGTCAAAGGTCTTTCTCTTCTCACATCACAGACTGTAGATGACAAGGGACTTAAGCCCATTGTAACTGCAGGTTCAAATTTTGGCATGATCCACTGTGATGTTGTAATGGAAACTTAGCAGCACATCCTAAATCCCAATGGATTAGCTTGGGCTTGACCTGATTATaaagtaaaactataaagctAGAACAATTGAGTTGATCAGAGCTCTAAACTATTTTATACTAACAAGCCCCAACCATAAAACATTTCATCTTTaccaatttaaaaaactgaattatcTTTCTAGTGTTGAAAGATATTACTACTCTGTAAAGCGCTGGAAGGTAGAGCCAAATCACAGTGACTTATGCCCAACACCAAACAtagattgaaaatgaaaatcagtgaAAGGACCAAACATCTCAAAGACTCACAGGCCCTTTAAAGTGTAGAAAatacttcctcatctgtaatggAATTTTATGATGCTTCAACTCAACAGAACTGAAAAACTCAAAGGGCAGCTTTTAACTTTCCAAAATCTTCCAGATATTCCCGGGGGATTTTGAAGCCCTGGTTCTGAGTCCAGCTATGCAGGTACATTGCACAGGTTCCAAGAGAAAGGGCTGTTTGCTTAGGGAGACTTCAAAGTTCTTAATCTTCTAGCAATAACTCCATTATGTCAAAAGCCCCATGTAAAGATATTTTCAACTTCAAAAGGCTGTATTCTCAAGAAAAGACTAATAAAACTGCAAAGAACCTGCCAGTTCTACTCTGAAAGTAGTCTGGGAAGGAGTTTTGCATCTACAAGTCAGAACTTTTGTTTAGGGTAGACTGCCCAGATGATGGCAGGCATTTCTGTCAGAATACAGACATGCTAGCATCTTCCCCCAAAGAGCCCCAGATTCTGAAGAGAAGAGGCATCACCATGTCTTCTGTGTGAGAAAGTTCACACTAGATACTTTCACATATTAAGCGGAACCACATGGAACtaccaattttcttattttctctctacAGCCTTGTGAGGTAGACATTATTATCCTcagtttgcagatgaggaaacatgGCCAAGAAAGGTTAAGTAGCCTCTgcaaggccacacagctgctcAGCGTAAGTCAGGGTCTGTGTGCAAAAGCCTTCCAGCTTTGAATGCACTGCTCTTGCCTCCACACCCGTGTGCCACAAAAGAGGGATTGCAGCAACCTGGCTTCCTGGAATTGGCCCATTGCTCCGAAACCCTGAAAATGATCCTGGCCTGGTTTATGGAGGCAATCCAGTATCCAACCTAGACATAGGTGGAAACTAAATCTGGAATCAACTGTTTCCTCAGCCAGTCCCTTTCCCAGCTTGCTGCCACACATTGTCCTCTAGGAGAGGCAGCTCTGATGTCCACACTAATCTGTTGTGAGTCCAAGATAACACCTGTGGCCCTGCCTATAAACAGAGCAATCTAAACcagagcctgttttttttttcctctgtgacaAAGGGGCATAACTCCAAAGCGGAAAGGATTATAGGGAGACAAATGAGTTTGAAAGGAAAAGATTCTGACtcgacatttttttttctaagagacagggttttactctgtcactcaggctggcatgcaatagcatgatcatggttcactgcagcctctgtctcacaggctcaagcagtcctcccacctcagcctctcaagcagctaggactagaggctcacaccatcacacctggcaaatttaaaacaatttttggggtggacagggtctcaccatcttgcccaggctggtctgaaactcctgggctcaagcagtcctcctgtctcagcctcccaaagtgctgggattacaggtatgagccactgcacctagctgagattttttttttaaaggcccaGAGATTCTCTTCTATGTACTACAGTAATTTCGTGTTGTGTCTTCATAAATGCctatcgctttttttttttttttagccatcaGCATTGATTTGAAAAAAACTGCCAAATCACACACTCTataaaattcctaaaataaaaattttcattcagCTTTCTTGCTTAAATTGGTTGGCCATCTGTTTCTGGGAGATATAAAAAAGgcacggccaggtgtggtggctcacacctgtaatcctagcactttgggagactgaggcaggcagatcatgaggtcaggcattcaagaccagcctggcgaaacccagtctctactaaaaaaaatacaaaatttagctgggtgtggtggcaggcacctgtagcaggaggtgaggcgggagaattgcttgacctgggagttgaaggttgcagtaagctgagatcacaccactgcactccagcctgggtgacagagtgatatgttgtctcaaaaaaagaaaaaatgtcataaGGTGCAACAAAGGCCATAACTCAAAAGCTCTTTCTAAGTGTCCTTGAGCAAAAATGTTAACCTTTTTGGGCCTTACACCCATGGCTGAAATGAGAAGAGTAATTGTGTTTacttattccaaaatatttgttgagcatctactgtaAGCCAGCCCTAACCCCATGAGCAGACTTTTGGAGTTTATCTGATTATTATTAAGAAATGATCTGTGCGGGCCGGgcgccgcggcggcggcggcggaggcggcggTCGTGGCTGCGGCCGGGGGAAGTGAATGGTTTTACCCAGAGGGCCCTGCGCCGCCTTTCTCCGTTGGCACCGGCGCCGCTCCCCGCTCCTCCTCCCCGGCCATGGCGTTCACATTCGCGGCCTTCTGCTACATGCTGGCGCTGCTGCTCACCGCCGCGCTCATCTTCTTCGCCATTTGGCACATTATAGCATTTGATGAGCTGAAGACTGATTACAAGAATCCTATAGACCAGTGTAATACCCTGAATCCCCTTGTACTCCCAGAGTACCTCATCCATGCCTTCTTCTGTGTCATGTTTCTTTGTGCAGCAGAGTGGCTTACACTGGGTCTCAATATGCCCCTCTTGGCATATCATATTTGGAGGTATATGAGTAGACCAGTGATGAGTGGACCAGGACTCTATGATCCTACAACCATCATGAATGCAGATATTCTAGCATATTGTCAGAAGGAAGGATGGTGTAAATTAGCTTTTTATCTTCTAGCATTTTTTTACTACCTATACGGCATGATCTATGTTTTGGTGAGCTCTTAGAACAACACACAGAAGAATTGGTCCAGTTAAGTGCATGCAAAAAGCCACCACATGAAGGGATTCTATCcagcaagatcctgtttccaaGAGTAGCCTGTGGAATCTGAtcagttactttaaaaatgactccttattttttaaatgtttccacaTTTTTTGCTTGTGGAAAGACTGTTTTCATATGTTATACTTGGATAAAGAATTTAAATGGaattacatataaattaatataaaatgattacCTCTGGTATTGACAGGTTTGAACTTGCACTTCTTAAGGAACAGCCATAATCCTCAGAATGATGCGTTAATTACTGACTGTCCTAGTACATTGGAAGTTTTTGTTTATAGGAACTCGTAGGGCTCATTTTGGTTTCATTGAAACAGTATCTAATTGTAAATTAGTTGTAGATACCAGGTGCTTCTGATGAACTGAAAATGTATATCTGACTAGTGGGAAAATTCTtgggttttctcatctgtcatgTAGATGATTATATACGgatacatttacaaaaataaaaagcggGATTTTTCCCtttgacttgaaaaaaaaaaaaaaaaaaaaaagaaatgatctgtGCTTATGAAATACCATGTTGGTATCTACCACAATGTTCAATGCACATACCGCTGACCCACTTCCAGGACACTGTCCTACAGAAACACTTGCATGTGTGCACAGAGATTACACACAGACTATCAcagtattatttgtaatagcaaaaagaCTGTAGACACTTTAAATGTCAGGGACACCATTAATCAATTAAAAggaataggccgggcatggtggctcacgcctgtaatcccagcaatttgggaggcagagatgagtggatcacctgagatcagtagttcaagaccagcctggccaacacagtgaaaccctgtctctaccaaaaatacaaaaatacccggGCATCGTGGTgttcacctataatcccagctacttgggaggctaaggcatgagaaccgcttgaaccaggaggcagaggctgcagtgagctgagatcgcaccactgcactccaacctcagcaacagagtgagattctgtctcaaaaaaataaatcaataatgcTAGTCtaagcagagatttttaaaaaaataggaaaataaataaataaaaataaattaaaaaatagaaaaagtctcTGATTAAAAGGgggaacacatttttaaaatagactatatatatgatttcatttaggTAAACTATCAAAAAAAGGACCTCtgattgaatatatatatatatatatttttataaatgcatagaaaaagGTCGGAACACCAAACTATTAACAGTGGTTGCTTCTAAGAAGGCAAGTGGGTTAGAGTGGCTTTCACTGTTTATCTAGATTCTTTAACCCATATGTTTTTACTCCATCTCATATTGTTGAAATATCTTATAGcaagattatttaattttcatattctaaaaataattttaaaattttaaatgccttaTAAGTTAATAAGAACAAACAGGACAAACTCAATTTAGACTTTAGGCTCTGCTCATTCTTGGACTGATAATGCTTATCTCTGAGACTGAAGTTGAAGTCAGATGCTATGGATCCTCACAACCCAAGATAACCCTGTGAACTCCAGGGAAGAAAGGGTTATAGGGAGAAAACAACACACTGCAAAGATGTTTACAGAAGTAGCCATTCTGTCCTGGCAGGCCCCTTGTGCTCCTTCTCTGTGACTCTCCAAAGGGAGAAGGTGAGAAGAGGGAACGTGGAGGTGTACTCCCTGCCCGGTGGGTTCTTGCTTCACCTGGTTCTGACAGAAGGGAAGCCTTTGGAAGGCACGTTCACGAGGTGCCCAACTCTGAGTCAGCGCATTGCTGAACAGAACTAGGTCCACCAAGAGGAAATGTCCAGTGACTAACCCcaccactgtgctgggccttACTGTAATCAAAAGGATGTTGGCTCAGGAGGGTGGGGGTAATGAAAACAGTCTGGAGACTTGGCCTTTCTGCGAATGTGGGGAAGTTAGTGAAGCAACCGGCTAAGCATTGACAAACAAGGAGGGCAAGAATGCCGCCTCCGGCGGAAGGAGCCCCATTGTCCTGTCGCCCTGACTCTTCCTTGCTTCTCACACAGAGGGGGCCACAGCCAGCGAGTACAAAGCTCTGATGACTGAGCTCAAGATCTTGACCCACATTGGCCACCACCTGAACGTGGTTAACCTGCTGGGAGCCTGCACCAAGCAAGGAGGTAATGGAGAAGGGGAGGGCCGGCTCCATCTCCCCCTGCACAGGCTGGGAGAACAGTTCTCTGCTatacagctcctcaccagcactGTGCTTCCTCGCCTCCAGGAAAACGGCCTCCTTAATAGCTCCAGAAGAAACAGCTTGTGCATCTACAGAAGGGTGCTCCCATAATTGCCTTCCCTGTGCagttaaaaattctgaaaaggaCTCCCTTTTAAATCTCCTTCCACAGGCTCTAGGCCAAGCGGAGGGCACTTTTCTCTCAGGATGGGTTTGAAGGAGTGTGGCCAGAGCCAAGGT
This window of the Saimiri boliviensis isolate mSaiBol1 chromosome 16, mSaiBol1.pri, whole genome shotgun sequence genome carries:
- the LOC120365589 gene encoding protein cornichon homolog 1 — translated: MAFTFAAFCYMLALLLTAALIFFAIWHIIAFDELKTDYKNPIDQCNTLNPLVLPEYLIHAFFCVMFLCAAEWLTLGLNMPLLAYHIWRYMSRPVMSGPGLYDPTTIMNADILAYCQKEGWCKLAFYLLAFFYYLYGMIYVLVSS